One part of the Sorangiineae bacterium MSr11954 genome encodes these proteins:
- a CDS encoding AraC family transcriptional regulator, with product MRAHVESAPELENRARQRRAELAHKIASLMGSKEKWVTDVPGLTLVRRTKVVAPGCGTYEPSIALIAQGRKEVELGKRSFVYDESRYLLTSVDLPISSRPLEASEERPLLALALSLDIEVVQELLSKDEIPLGGAASDDPAMVTGETTPELLDACCRLVGLLETPKDIPFLNGLIQREIVYRILQGPEAARLRAIATRGNQSQRTTKAISWIKSNFSKPLRVEELAHMAGMGVSTFHNHFRALTAMSPLQYQKQLRLQTARSRMLLDGLDAASAAFEVGYESASQFNREYSRFFGQSPMRDIRALRSSSASPIDVAPAPSRAPAPRHHAATRRAPVGSPTPRTAPAARTS from the coding sequence ATGAGAGCCCACGTCGAAAGCGCACCGGAGCTCGAAAACCGTGCTCGACAAAGGCGCGCCGAGCTTGCGCATAAAATTGCCTCGCTCATGGGCTCGAAAGAGAAATGGGTTACGGACGTACCCGGCCTCACATTGGTGCGCCGAACCAAGGTGGTCGCCCCCGGCTGTGGGACGTACGAGCCGAGCATCGCTCTCATCGCGCAAGGACGAAAAGAGGTGGAGCTCGGCAAGAGGTCCTTCGTCTACGACGAGTCCAGGTACCTGCTGACGTCCGTGGACCTACCGATCTCGAGCCGGCCGCTCGAAGCCAGCGAAGAGCGGCCCCTCCTCGCGCTCGCGCTCTCCCTCGATATCGAAGTCGTCCAAGAGCTCTTGAGCAAAGACGAGATCCCGCTCGGCGGGGCGGCCTCCGATGACCCTGCAATGGTAACCGGAGAGACGACACCCGAGTTGCTCGATGCATGTTGCCGCTTGGTGGGGCTCCTCGAAACCCCGAAGGACATACCGTTTCTGAATGGCTTGATTCAACGTGAGATCGTCTACCGGATACTCCAGGGGCCAGAAGCCGCGCGGCTCCGAGCGATCGCCACGCGAGGAAACCAAAGCCAGCGTACGACGAAGGCCATCTCCTGGATCAAATCGAACTTCTCGAAACCGCTTCGCGTGGAAGAGCTCGCACACATGGCCGGCATGGGCGTTTCCACGTTTCACAATCATTTTAGAGCGCTGACCGCGATGAGCCCCCTTCAGTACCAAAAACAGCTCCGGCTGCAGACCGCGCGTTCGCGAATGCTCTTGGATGGGCTCGACGCCGCGAGCGCTGCGTTCGAGGTCGGATACGAGAGCGCCAGCCAATTCAACCGCGAATACAGCCGTTTCTTCGGACAATCCCCCATGCGCGACATTCGGGCGCTCCGGTCCTCGAGCGCGTCTCCGATCGACGTCGCCCCCGCTCCCTCACGGGCCCCGGCGCCGCGCCATCACGCAGCTACGCGTCGAGCACCGGTGGGAAGCCCCACGCCGCGAACAGCTCCGGCAGCACGAACGTCGTGA
- a CDS encoding nuclear transport factor 2 family protein: MDNDIRDLRAVANIYFEAAYEMDADKFASIFHHSSSVTKIGEDGNVSVTPIETWLAAVRSMKAPKQLGLERHDEIVSIDVVRELALLKLRFQIPPRQFTDMLSCLRVNGTWKIVQKVMTVETRG, from the coding sequence TTGGATAACGACATTCGTGATTTGCGCGCTGTAGCAAATATCTATTTCGAAGCTGCCTACGAGATGGACGCGGACAAGTTTGCGTCCATCTTTCATCACTCGAGCTCCGTGACCAAAATCGGCGAAGACGGCAACGTGAGCGTAACGCCGATCGAGACGTGGCTGGCGGCGGTCCGCAGCATGAAAGCTCCGAAACAACTGGGCCTGGAGCGCCATGACGAGATCGTGTCCATCGACGTCGTAAGAGAGCTCGCGCTTTTGAAGCTGAGGTTTCAGATTCCGCCACGGCAATTTACCGACATGTTGTCCTGTCTGCGAGTCAACGGGACCTGGAAAATTGTTCAGAAAGTGATGACCGTCGAAACACGGGGATGA
- a CDS encoding GH92 family glycosyl hydrolase encodes MKVLRNGAPAAFSAISISLGTVFFACSGSSDSPPGNTPDGSAYDAVPDVSAPAVDGGDAGSLEHYERLVNTFIGTKDDGNTFPGASAPFGMTQVSPIGAHYAGYLYNNPLIKGFGHFFLSGAGCWEQGGQISVLPTLGTIGPKGSDFDVSSPTTFDHSKYGADYTHDGEVGQAGYFKIRLTKYGGIDAENTALTHATAERYTFGQGARGNLFVNVGQATDKHNVMASSITVVDDRTLEGYVDTQSFCGGKRYKTYFQIKADRPFQAQGTWSPAGGDANSKHSEGDQGLRGAWITFDTATEKTVTLTTAISHVDLDGARKNLNAEGMSGGKLKTFDAVRQESQARWQTELARVKVDGGSADQRTVFYTALYHAFLQPLTGNDVDGRYLGWDDAIHTASGFTYYEFFSLWDTYRAQNQLLALVLPSRARDIGKSILAIHDQGGWLPRWAYANFETNCMTGDPVTSFMADLWSYGLLQGEEERAYQAMLQNAEHIPPADSRSQGRAGNTTYIPKGFAFYDKNFVKKGQDADPQHGGSATLEYAVSDCALSAMAKALNHTDDATRLQKRGQNWTAVWDDTVEDNDHGGSFKGFPRPRTEDGKFYTPADKPYTPTSEDGFHEGTAWQYQWLVPQDASGLAEKMGGREKATKRLDTFFAYDDLLVDPRKTAREKWVVGPYAYYNQFRYNPNNEPDLHSAFMYAVLGQPYKTAVVLDAAQTLFTNAPNGVTGNDDLGTMSAWYLFDVMGLYPFMPGSGNFLLHPPRFPRVDVQLENGGHLVLNAPGAGFDKVRFVDEVRVGAGVHDKVYLSVSKLQSGQVVDYTLTDRIRTDGWGTAPEAAPPSLCPVAK; translated from the coding sequence ATGAAGGTATTGCGAAACGGCGCGCCGGCCGCTTTTTCGGCGATCTCGATTTCTCTCGGCACCGTTTTCTTCGCCTGTTCGGGTTCGTCCGATTCGCCGCCTGGCAACACCCCGGACGGAAGTGCGTACGACGCGGTACCAGACGTCTCCGCTCCGGCCGTGGACGGCGGCGACGCCGGGTCGCTCGAGCACTACGAGCGACTCGTCAACACGTTCATTGGCACCAAGGACGATGGCAATACCTTCCCTGGAGCGTCGGCGCCCTTTGGCATGACGCAGGTGAGTCCCATCGGGGCGCACTATGCTGGATACCTCTACAACAACCCACTCATCAAAGGGTTTGGGCACTTCTTCCTATCCGGCGCAGGGTGCTGGGAGCAGGGTGGCCAAATATCCGTGCTCCCCACGTTGGGGACCATCGGGCCCAAGGGAAGTGACTTCGACGTCTCCTCGCCGACCACGTTCGATCACTCCAAGTATGGCGCCGACTACACCCACGATGGAGAGGTGGGGCAGGCTGGATACTTCAAGATTCGTTTGACCAAATACGGCGGTATCGATGCGGAGAATACTGCTCTCACGCACGCCACGGCCGAGCGTTATACGTTTGGTCAGGGTGCCCGAGGCAACCTGTTCGTCAACGTGGGGCAGGCCACCGACAAGCACAACGTGATGGCGAGCTCCATCACCGTGGTCGACGACCGGACGCTCGAGGGCTACGTCGACACCCAGAGCTTCTGCGGCGGTAAGCGCTACAAGACGTATTTTCAAATCAAGGCGGATCGGCCGTTCCAGGCCCAGGGCACGTGGAGCCCCGCCGGAGGGGACGCCAATTCGAAGCACAGCGAAGGCGACCAAGGGCTTCGTGGGGCGTGGATCACCTTCGATACCGCCACCGAGAAGACCGTAACGTTGACCACGGCCATTTCCCACGTCGATCTCGATGGCGCGCGCAAGAACCTGAACGCCGAGGGCATGAGCGGCGGTAAGCTCAAGACCTTCGATGCCGTGCGGCAAGAGAGCCAAGCGAGGTGGCAAACGGAGCTCGCCCGCGTGAAGGTCGATGGCGGCAGCGCCGATCAACGAACGGTGTTTTACACGGCCCTCTACCATGCCTTTCTCCAGCCCCTCACGGGCAACGACGTAGACGGGCGGTACTTGGGGTGGGACGACGCGATCCACACCGCGAGCGGCTTTACGTATTACGAGTTCTTCTCGCTGTGGGACACCTACCGCGCACAAAACCAGCTCCTCGCGCTCGTCTTGCCCTCCCGGGCGCGCGACATCGGCAAGTCCATCCTCGCCATCCACGATCAGGGCGGATGGCTCCCGCGTTGGGCCTATGCCAACTTCGAGACCAATTGCATGACCGGTGATCCCGTCACCTCGTTCATGGCCGATCTCTGGAGCTATGGGCTCTTGCAAGGCGAGGAGGAGCGCGCCTACCAAGCCATGCTCCAAAATGCGGAGCACATTCCACCGGCCGATTCGCGCTCTCAAGGTCGGGCGGGCAATACGACGTACATTCCCAAGGGATTCGCGTTTTACGACAAGAACTTCGTCAAGAAGGGGCAGGACGCCGATCCCCAGCACGGTGGTTCGGCAACGCTGGAGTATGCCGTCTCGGACTGTGCACTCTCGGCCATGGCCAAGGCGTTGAACCACACCGACGATGCGACCAGGCTCCAAAAACGCGGACAAAATTGGACAGCGGTGTGGGACGACACCGTGGAGGACAACGATCACGGGGGTTCGTTCAAAGGTTTCCCGCGCCCGCGCACGGAGGATGGCAAATTTTACACGCCGGCCGACAAGCCGTACACCCCCACGTCCGAGGATGGCTTCCACGAAGGAACGGCGTGGCAGTACCAATGGCTCGTCCCCCAGGACGCCAGTGGCCTCGCCGAAAAAATGGGCGGGCGAGAGAAGGCGACGAAACGGCTCGATACGTTCTTCGCCTATGACGATCTGCTGGTCGATCCGCGTAAAACGGCGCGCGAGAAATGGGTCGTGGGGCCTTACGCGTATTACAACCAGTTCCGATACAATCCGAACAACGAGCCCGATCTGCACAGCGCGTTCATGTACGCGGTGCTCGGACAACCCTACAAGACGGCCGTGGTGCTCGACGCCGCACAAACGCTGTTCACCAACGCGCCGAACGGCGTGACCGGCAACGACGATCTCGGCACCATGTCCGCGTGGTACCTGTTCGACGTGATGGGGCTTTATCCCTTCATGCCGGGCTCGGGGAACTTCCTTTTGCACCCGCCCCGCTTCCCGCGGGTGGACGTCCAGCTGGAGAATGGCGGACACCTCGTGCTGAATGCACCTGGCGCGGGCTTCGACAAGGTGCGCTTCGTCGACGAGGTTCGCGTGGGCGCAGGGGTGCACGACAAGGTCTACTTGTCCGTCTCGAAGCTCCAATCTGGCCAAGTCGTCGACTACACGCTGACCGATCGAATCCGCACGGATGGCTGGGGGACCGCGCCGGAGGCGGCGCCGCCGTCCTTGTGCCCGGTCGCGAAATAA
- a CDS encoding dihydrofolate reductase family protein, with product MSKVFFLVSVSLDGYLVPPGMDLEHAGDPTYEDWGAQWGKLHSWILPQRFLREMLKLGEGGETGTDNDIVEHTFRRTGVSIMGKRMFDLGERMWPEEAPFHTPVFVLTSQVREPWVRPGGTTFYFVNDGIESALRQARAAAGDQDIRIAGGADVIQQYLRAGLVDEFALAIAPVMFGGGQQLFARIGRDVGVELVETIASPRTTHARYAVRKP from the coding sequence ATGAGCAAAGTGTTCTTCCTCGTCAGCGTCTCCCTCGACGGATATCTCGTACCTCCCGGCATGGACCTGGAGCACGCCGGCGACCCGACCTACGAGGATTGGGGTGCCCAATGGGGCAAGCTCCATAGCTGGATCTTGCCGCAGCGATTCTTGCGGGAGATGTTGAAGCTCGGCGAGGGCGGCGAGACCGGCACCGACAATGACATCGTCGAGCACACGTTCCGGCGCACCGGCGTCAGCATCATGGGCAAACGCATGTTCGACCTGGGCGAACGGATGTGGCCCGAGGAAGCGCCGTTCCACACGCCGGTGTTCGTGCTGACCTCGCAGGTGCGCGAGCCGTGGGTGCGACCCGGCGGCACGACGTTCTACTTCGTCAACGACGGCATCGAGAGCGCGCTCCGCCAAGCGCGCGCGGCGGCGGGCGATCAGGACATCCGCATCGCCGGCGGCGCCGACGTCATCCAGCAGTACCTACGCGCCGGGCTCGTCGACGAGTTCGCGCTCGCGATCGCGCCGGTGATGTTCGGCGGCGGGCAGCAACTGTTCGCGCGCATCGGCCGCGACGTCGGCGTCGAGCTCGTCGAGACCATCGCATCGCCGCGCACGACCCACGCGCGCTACGCCGTGCGCAAGCCGTAG
- a CDS encoding RNA polymerase subunit sigma-70, with protein MSENFEPLVEAARGGDERAFRALVEPLDRELHAYAYRMLGGFHDADDVLQESRLKAWRALATYEPRASFRAWMYRIVTNTCLDMLKARPRRVLPQDVGSSVAPGPPTTEPRSDILWLEPYPDALLPVVLEPEQVARLREGIRLAFVRVVQVLPPRQRAALILHDVLDWSVAEVAAILETTEAAINSALQRARAAIARPREESPALATRHAEVVDRFVHAWERGDFDDFVRLLASDAVMNMPPWEYWLDGKDAVVATMQSSGTWDGEPRPGRYRIVPAPMNGDPGGLAYVRGPDGRYHPVCLTVMSLDANGRVVELTTFVLPELFAAWGFPPVLDA; from the coding sequence ATGAGCGAAAATTTCGAGCCCTTGGTAGAGGCCGCCCGCGGCGGCGACGAGCGAGCGTTTCGTGCGCTGGTGGAGCCGCTCGATCGCGAGCTGCACGCGTACGCCTACAGGATGCTCGGCGGGTTCCACGACGCCGACGACGTGCTCCAGGAGTCACGACTCAAGGCGTGGCGCGCGCTCGCGACGTACGAGCCGCGCGCGAGCTTCCGCGCGTGGATGTACCGGATCGTCACCAATACCTGCCTCGACATGCTCAAGGCGCGCCCGCGTCGCGTGCTGCCGCAAGACGTCGGCTCGTCGGTCGCGCCGGGGCCGCCCACGACCGAGCCGCGCTCCGACATCCTCTGGCTCGAGCCGTACCCCGATGCGCTGTTGCCGGTCGTGCTCGAGCCCGAGCAGGTCGCGCGGCTGCGCGAGGGCATCCGGCTCGCGTTCGTGCGCGTCGTGCAGGTGCTGCCGCCGCGCCAGCGCGCCGCGCTGATCCTTCACGACGTCCTCGACTGGAGCGTCGCCGAGGTCGCCGCCATCCTCGAGACCACCGAGGCCGCGATCAACAGCGCGCTGCAGCGTGCGCGCGCTGCGATCGCGCGACCACGCGAGGAATCACCCGCGCTCGCGACCCGCCACGCCGAGGTCGTCGATCGGTTCGTGCACGCGTGGGAGCGCGGCGACTTCGACGACTTCGTCAGGCTGCTCGCGTCGGACGCGGTGATGAACATGCCGCCCTGGGAGTACTGGCTCGACGGCAAAGATGCGGTCGTGGCGACGATGCAATCATCGGGCACGTGGGACGGCGAGCCGCGCCCTGGGCGCTACCGGATCGTGCCCGCGCCGATGAACGGCGATCCCGGCGGACTCGCCTATGTCCGCGGGCCGGACGGTCGCTACCACCCCGTCTGCCTCACCGTCATGTCGCTCGATGCCAACGGTCGGGTCGTCGAGCTCACGACGTTCGTGCTGCCGGAGCTGTTCGCGGCGTGGGGCTTCCCACCGGTGCTCGACGCGTAG
- a CDS encoding helix-turn-helix transcriptional regulator, with product MDDDPRKLSMAAREDSSGPLVLTRAGTGVFHGHTRHRHARGQLIAVARGVLAVETEAGAWVVPARHAVWLPPHHVHSGRTHGPVTGWSLYVAKPACAGLRAQPCTLAITPLLWEAAIRSAEWGVEPLDEFQARLALVIVDEIRRLEVQPLGLPLPQDARLQRIARALLRDPADRRNVEEWAAWAGLSTRTLTRRFVLETSLTFTEWVQRARLMRALEMLAGGAAVTTVAIDAGYRSVSAFIALFKRNFGVTPSTYFERRVLSDPARDG from the coding sequence ATGGACGATGATCCTCGCAAGCTCTCGATGGCCGCCCGGGAGGACAGCTCCGGCCCGCTCGTGCTCACGCGCGCGGGAACCGGCGTTTTTCACGGTCACACGCGGCACCGCCATGCGCGAGGACAATTGATCGCGGTCGCCCGGGGCGTGCTCGCGGTCGAGACCGAGGCCGGAGCTTGGGTGGTGCCCGCGCGGCATGCGGTCTGGCTACCACCCCACCACGTTCACTCGGGCCGGACGCATGGCCCGGTCACCGGCTGGAGCCTTTACGTGGCGAAACCGGCATGTGCCGGCCTTCGGGCGCAACCCTGCACCTTGGCGATCACACCGCTGCTCTGGGAAGCAGCGATCCGGTCCGCAGAGTGGGGGGTCGAGCCGCTGGACGAGTTTCAGGCCCGGCTGGCGCTGGTCATCGTCGACGAGATTCGCCGGCTGGAGGTGCAGCCTCTGGGTCTGCCCCTGCCGCAGGATGCGAGGCTGCAGCGGATCGCACGTGCATTGCTCCGAGACCCGGCGGATCGCCGCAACGTCGAAGAGTGGGCCGCGTGGGCAGGCCTTTCGACCCGCACGCTCACGCGGCGCTTCGTGCTCGAGACGAGCCTCACCTTCACGGAGTGGGTACAACGTGCCCGATTGATGCGTGCGCTCGAGATGCTGGCCGGCGGAGCGGCCGTGACCACCGTCGCCATCGATGCTGGCTACCGCAGCGTCAGCGCGTTCATCGCCCTGTTCAAGCGCAACTTCGGGGTCACCCCGTCGACCTATTTCGAGCGACGCGTTCTTTCCGACCCGGCGCGCGATGGCTGA
- a CDS encoding pyridoxamine 5'-phosphate oxidase family protein, which translates to MPIVGPSDLDSLYVPPAEAIQKAVLPHLVSFHVAYLKMATFFCLATGRDHGLDASPRGGPPGFVHVLDPHTVAFADWPGNNRIESLRNLMEDSRVAMLFLFPGLEIFMRINGHAHVSTDAELVARMHEAGKKPKAVTVVRIDEVLFHCGKAINRARLWESQSHLDRRSLPTVGQMKAAMTGGGEDEARLMDAHYDRGVRSDLY; encoded by the coding sequence ATGCCCATCGTTGGCCCTTCCGATCTCGATAGCCTCTACGTTCCGCCGGCCGAAGCCATTCAGAAGGCGGTGCTTCCTCATCTGGTCTCGTTCCACGTGGCATATCTGAAGATGGCTACGTTCTTCTGCCTCGCGACCGGACGCGACCACGGCCTCGACGCCTCGCCGCGCGGAGGCCCGCCTGGATTCGTTCACGTCCTCGATCCGCACACGGTCGCGTTCGCGGATTGGCCAGGCAACAATCGCATCGAGTCCTTGCGCAATCTCATGGAGGATTCGAGGGTCGCGATGCTCTTCCTCTTTCCTGGGCTGGAAATCTTCATGCGAATCAATGGCCACGCCCACGTTTCGACCGATGCCGAGCTGGTCGCGCGAATGCACGAAGCGGGCAAGAAGCCCAAAGCCGTTACCGTCGTTCGCATCGACGAGGTCCTCTTTCACTGCGGTAAGGCCATCAACCGCGCGCGCCTTTGGGAATCCCAATCGCACCTGGACAGGCGGTCCTTGCCGACGGTGGGACAGATGAAGGCCGCGATGACCGGAGGAGGCGAAGACGAGGCCCGACTCATGGACGCACATTACGACCGGGGCGTGCGATCCGATCTCTATTGA